One Stenotrophomonas oahuensis genomic region harbors:
- the rimK gene encoding 30S ribosomal protein S6--L-glutamate ligase, translating to MKLAILSRNSKLYSTRRLVEAARSRGHTVRVLDPLRCYMRIAADGFTMHYKGRPITGVDAVIPRIGASITRYGTAVLRQFEMMGAVTPNPSDAILRARDKLRAHQILASKGIDMPVTVFGDNPDDTVDLLSMLGPPPHVVKLNEGTQGRGVILTEKASASRGIVEALRGLYANFLMQEFIGEAQGADLRCLVVGDQVVGAMRRQAQEGDFRSNLHAGGSADAVKATRAEQQVAIRSARALGLGVAGVDLIRSDRGPLVLEVNSTPGLEGIEGICQGDLAGRIIDHVAAQVVAKKANKSKA from the coding sequence ATGAAGCTCGCCATCCTCTCCCGCAACAGCAAGCTGTACTCCACGCGGCGGTTGGTGGAGGCGGCACGGTCGCGCGGGCACACCGTACGGGTGCTCGACCCGCTGCGCTGCTACATGCGCATTGCCGCCGACGGTTTCACCATGCACTACAAGGGGCGGCCGATCACCGGCGTGGACGCAGTGATTCCGCGCATTGGCGCGTCCATCACCCGCTACGGTACCGCCGTGCTGCGCCAGTTCGAGATGATGGGAGCGGTCACGCCCAATCCGTCCGACGCCATCCTGCGCGCGCGTGACAAGTTGCGCGCGCACCAGATCCTGGCGTCCAAGGGCATCGACATGCCGGTGACCGTGTTTGGTGACAACCCTGACGACACCGTGGACCTGCTGTCGATGCTGGGCCCGCCGCCGCACGTGGTGAAGCTCAACGAGGGCACCCAGGGCAGGGGGGTGATCCTGACCGAGAAGGCCAGCGCCTCGCGCGGGATCGTCGAGGCCCTGCGCGGGCTGTACGCCAACTTCCTGATGCAGGAGTTCATCGGCGAAGCCCAAGGAGCCGACCTGCGCTGCCTGGTGGTGGGCGACCAGGTGGTCGGGGCGATGCGTCGGCAGGCCCAGGAAGGGGATTTCCGCTCCAACCTGCACGCCGGCGGCAGTGCCGATGCCGTCAAAGCCACCCGCGCCGAGCAGCAGGTGGCCATCCGCTCGGCCCGCGCGCTGGGGCTGGGGGTGGCTGGGGTGGACCTGATCCGCTCCGACCGCGGCCCGCTGGTGCTGGAGGTGAACTCCACCCCGGGGCTGGAAGGCATCGAGGGCATCTGCCAGGGTGACCTGGCCGGGCGCATCATCGACCACGTGGCGGCCCAGGTGGTTGCCAAAAAGGCCAATAAATCAAAGGCTTGA
- a CDS encoding nuclear transport factor 2 family protein: MTAADHKSILEQANAAVRAGDNEGFLAHCTDDIRWTTVGEGTLQGKQAVREWMKEGYAVPPQFEVRHMVAEGDHVVAIGTIMGDGPNGAPADFAYSDVWQFRDGKMCALDAFVVQPAHDQGR; the protein is encoded by the coding sequence ATGACCGCTGCGGACCACAAAAGCATCCTTGAACAGGCCAACGCGGCTGTTCGCGCTGGCGACAACGAAGGCTTCCTTGCGCACTGCACGGACGACATCCGCTGGACCACGGTGGGCGAGGGCACCCTGCAGGGCAAGCAGGCGGTCCGAGAGTGGATGAAAGAGGGCTATGCGGTGCCACCGCAGTTCGAGGTGCGGCACATGGTCGCGGAGGGTGATCACGTGGTGGCCATCGGCACGATCATGGGCGATGGGCCTAATGGCGCACCCGCGGATTTTGCCTATAGCGACGTCTGGCAGTTCCGCGACGGAAAGATGTGTGCGCTCGATGCGTTCGTCGTGCAGCCGGCACATGATCAAGGCCGCTGA
- a CDS encoding response regulator transcription factor gives MRILVIEDNSDIAANLGDYLEDRGHTVDFAADGVTGLHLAVVHEFDAIVLDLNLPGMDGIEVCRKLRNEARKQTPVLMLTARDSLDNKLAGFDSGADDYLIKPFALQEVEVRLNALSRRGKGVQTRVLETGDLEYNLDTLEVRRQGKLLQLNPTALKILQALMEAAPAVVTRQELETRVWGEELPDSDSLRVHIHGLRAVVDKPFEVPLIQTRHGIGYRIAAPEV, from the coding sequence ATGCGAATTCTTGTAATTGAAGACAACAGCGACATCGCTGCCAACCTGGGCGACTACCTCGAAGACCGCGGCCACACCGTGGACTTCGCCGCCGATGGCGTGACCGGCCTTCACCTGGCGGTGGTGCACGAGTTTGACGCGATCGTCCTGGACCTCAATCTGCCGGGGATGGACGGCATCGAAGTCTGCCGCAAGCTTCGCAATGAAGCGCGCAAGCAGACCCCGGTGCTGATGCTCACCGCACGGGATTCGCTGGACAACAAGCTGGCCGGCTTCGACTCCGGTGCCGACGATTACCTGATCAAGCCGTTCGCGCTGCAGGAAGTGGAAGTGCGTCTGAACGCCCTGTCGCGTCGCGGCAAGGGCGTGCAGACCCGGGTGCTGGAAACCGGCGACCTGGAATACAACCTGGACACCCTGGAGGTTCGCCGCCAGGGCAAGCTGCTGCAGCTCAACCCCACCGCGCTGAAGATTCTGCAGGCGCTGATGGAAGCGGCCCCGGCCGTGGTGACCCGCCAGGAACTGGAAACCCGCGTGTGGGGCGAAGAACTGCCCGATTCCGATTCGTTGCGCGTGCACATCCACGGTCTGCGCGCGGTGGTGGACAAGCCGTTTGAAGTGCCGCTGATCCAGACCCGCCATGGCATCGGATACCGCATCGCCGCGCCGGAAGTCTGA